From the genome of Chanos chanos chromosome 5, fChaCha1.1, whole genome shotgun sequence, one region includes:
- the exosc4 gene encoding exosome complex component RRP41 encodes MAGVELLSDQGYRLDGRKASELRKVQARMGVFAQADGSAYIEQGNTKALAVVYGPHEVRGSRSRTMHDRAVINCQYSMATFSTAERKRRPHGDRKSSEMSLHLKQTFEAAVLTQLYPRSQIDIYVKILQSDGGNYSACVNAATLALVDAGIPMRDYVCACTAGFVEDTPLADLCHAEESGGGTTLALALLPRSRHIALVQMDARLHQDHLDMLMEAAAEACRGLSKVLDGVVRQHLQEVSVLTRD; translated from the exons ATGGCAGGTGTTGAGTTGCTGTCGGACCAGGGATATCGGCTGGATGGAAGGAAAGCGTCGGAGCTCCGCAAAGTACAGGCCCGTATGGGTGTATTTGCCCAAGCCGATGGATCCGCTTACATCGAACAAGGCAATACGAAAGCGCTTGCAGTAGTGTATGGCCCTCATGAG GTTCGAGGCTCGCGCAGCCGAACTATGCATGACCGGGCTGTCATCAACTGTCAGTACAGCATGGCTACATTCAGCACAGCGGAGAGGAAAAGACGACCCCACGGGGACCGCAAGTCGAGTGAGATGAGTCTTCACTTAAAGCAAACTTTCGAAGCTGCTGTTCTCACTCAGCTCTACCCGCGTTCACAGATCGACATTTACGTCAAG ATCCTGCAGTCGGACGGTGGGAATTATAGTGCCTGTGTAAACGCCGCCACCTTGGCCCTGGTCGACGCTGGCATCCCCatgcgtgactatgtgtgtgcatgcaccgCAGGTTTTGTGGAGGACACACCCCTGGCTGACCTGTGCCATGCTGAGGAGAGTGGCGGGGGTACAACATTAGCCCTGGCGCTGCTACCTCGCAGCAGGCACATCGCCCTGGTTCAGATGGATGCCCGTCTGCACCAGGACCACCTGGACATGCTGATGGAGGCGGCTGCAGAGGCATGCAGGGGTCTGAGCAAGGTGCTGGACGGAGTGGTCAGGCAACACCTCCAGGAGGTGTCGGTGCTCACACGGGACTGA